From a region of the Lactuca sativa cultivar Salinas chromosome 4, Lsat_Salinas_v11, whole genome shotgun sequence genome:
- the LOC111899908 gene encoding mannan endo-1,4-beta-mannosidase 2 produces the protein MVKSIMGSHNLLYPILGFASCLVFLYLSFGDFLSVNYKTDPKLSFVERNGTNFIVDGKLFYINGWNSYWFMDHAVHDYSRPRIREMLQAAAKMGLTVCRTWAFNDGDYNALQIAPGQFDERVFKALDYVIAESRQVGIRLLFSLVNNLQAYGGKTQYVKWAWDEGVGLSASNDSFFFDPSIRLYFKNYVKTILTRKNSITGVVYRDDPTIFGWELINEPRCITDASGDTLQDWIEEMSSFIKSIDRKHMLTIGLEGFYGPKSPKKDSVNPEFWAADLGADFIRNSAPSTIDFASVHIYPDHWFKKKSLEGKLKFVAKWMRSHIEDGDKVLKKPVMFTEFGLSDLNKGFNPSQRDQFYKTVYDVIYESAKKKGAGGGSFAWQYFVEGMEDYNDDFGIVPWKRASTYEIITKHTCELAKVHGRIESQNLKQLCSH, from the exons ATGGTTAAATCAATAATGGGTAGCCATAATTTGCTTTATCCAATACTTGGATTTGCATCTTGTCTTGTTTTTCTTTACCTATCTTTTGGGGATTTCTTATCTGTAAATTACAAAACTGACCCCAAATTGAGTTTTGTGGAGAGGAATGGGACTAATTTCATCGTCGATGGTAAACTTTTCTACATCAATGGTTGGAATTCGTATTGGTTTATGGATCATGCTGTTCATGATTATAGCCGTCCAAGAATCAGAGAAATGCTTCAAGCTGCAGCTAAAATGGGGTTGACAGTGTGTAGAACTTGGGCTTTTAACGATGGTGACTATAATGCCCTTCAGATTGCTCCTGGACAATTTGATGAGAGGGTATTCAAG GCATTGGATTATGTGATTGCAGAATCAAGACAAGTTGGAATTCGGCTTTTGTTTAGCCTGGTTAATAACCTCCAAGCATATGGTGGCAAGACTCAGTATGTGAAATGGGCATGGGATGAAGGTGTTGGTTTGAGTGCCTCTAATGATTCCTTCTTCTTTGATCCATCAATTCGCCTTTATTTTAAGAATTATGTCAAG ACCATATTGACAAGGAAGAACTCCATCACAGGAGTTGTGTACAGGGATGATCCCACTATCTTTGGGTGGGAGTTAATTAATGAGCCTCGTTGCATCACTGATGCTTCTGGTGACACCCTACAA GACTGGATAGAAGAAATGTCGTCATTTATAAAATCAATCGACAGAAAACATATGTTGACTATTGGGCTTGAAGGGTTTTATGGCCCAAAAAGCCCAAAGAAAGATTCAGTCAATCCAGAATTTTGGGCTGCTGATCTTGGAGCTGATTTTATTCGTAATTCTGCACCCTCCACCATTGATTTTGCCTCTGTTCATATATATCCTGACCATTG GTTTAAAAAGAAGAGTCTTGAAGGAAAACTAAAATTTGTTGCCAAATGGATGCGTTCCCACATTGAAGATGGGGACAAAGTGTTGAAGAAACCCGTGATGTTTACAGAATTTGGTTTATCAGATTTAAACAAAGGCTTTAACCCTTCACAAAGAGACCAATTCTACAAAACTGTATATGATGTCATTTATGAATCTGCAAAGAAAAAGGGGGCAGGTGGAGGATCTTTTGCATGGCAATACTTTGTGGAAGGAATGGAGGATTATAATGATGATTTTGGAATAGTGCCATGGAAGAGAGCTTCAACTTATGAGATTATAACAAAACATACGTGTGAGTTGGCAAAAGTTCATGGGAGGATTGAGTCTCAAAACTTGAAACAACTTTGTAGTCATTAG